One segment of Castanea sativa cultivar Marrone di Chiusa Pesio chromosome 3, ASM4071231v1 DNA contains the following:
- the LOC142627899 gene encoding uncharacterized protein LOC142627899 isoform X3 has protein sequence MGVDIAQEWLLLFMRLFLMDKEDKINLKDETPSGTSRIQLRKEMNMILTPPLTTEIKEDDASQLYYMTSEDRETMFDECLEMRSWILNCQGKSQKKLINLVASKCLKL, from the exons ATGGGAGTAGACATAGCTCAAGAGTGGCTTTTGTTGTTCATGAG ATTATTTCTGATGGACAAGGAAGATAAGATCAATCTCAAAGACGAAACCCCATCAGGGACGTCAAGAATTCAGTTGAGGAAGGAAATGAACATGATCTTGACACCACCACTCACAACggaaatcaaggaagatgatGCCTCCCAATTATATTATATG ACCTCTGAGGACAGAGAAACGATGTTTGATGAGTGCTTGGAGATGCGATCATGGATTTTGAACTGCCAAGGGAA ATCACAGAAGAAGCTCATTAATCTAGTAGCCAGCAAGTGTTTGAAGTTATAA
- the LOC142627899 gene encoding uncharacterized protein LOC142627899 isoform X1, with protein sequence MNQIFTHGCSFEKGPQKQVHHHFIMETRMCIMEHIMCNPYYMVVDERLFLMDKEDKINLKDETPSGTSRIQLRKEMNMILTPPLTTEIKEDDASQLYYMTSEDRETMFDECLEMRSWILNCQGKSQKKLINLVASKCLKL encoded by the exons ATGAATCAAATTTTCACACATGGATGCTCATTTGAGAAAGGGCCACAGAAGCAGGTCCACCATCATTTCATAATGGAAACTAGGATGTGCATCATGGAACATATCATGTGCAATCCATATTATATGGTGGTAGATGAAAG ATTATTTCTGATGGACAAGGAAGATAAGATCAATCTCAAAGACGAAACCCCATCAGGGACGTCAAGAATTCAGTTGAGGAAGGAAATGAACATGATCTTGACACCACCACTCACAACggaaatcaaggaagatgatGCCTCCCAATTATATTATATG ACCTCTGAGGACAGAGAAACGATGTTTGATGAGTGCTTGGAGATGCGATCATGGATTTTGAACTGCCAAGGGAA ATCACAGAAGAAGCTCATTAATCTAGTAGCCAGCAAGTGTTTGAAGTTATAA
- the LOC142627899 gene encoding uncharacterized protein LOC142627899 isoform X4, with amino-acid sequence MSYLAHLLVLFLMDKEDKINLKDETPSGTSRIQLRKEMNMILTPPLTTEIKEDDASQLYYMTSEDRETMFDECLEMRSWILNCQGKSQKKLINLVASKCLKL; translated from the exons ATGTCATATCTAGCTCATCTCCTAGT ATTATTTCTGATGGACAAGGAAGATAAGATCAATCTCAAAGACGAAACCCCATCAGGGACGTCAAGAATTCAGTTGAGGAAGGAAATGAACATGATCTTGACACCACCACTCACAACggaaatcaaggaagatgatGCCTCCCAATTATATTATATG ACCTCTGAGGACAGAGAAACGATGTTTGATGAGTGCTTGGAGATGCGATCATGGATTTTGAACTGCCAAGGGAA ATCACAGAAGAAGCTCATTAATCTAGTAGCCAGCAAGTGTTTGAAGTTATAA
- the LOC142627899 gene encoding uncharacterized protein LOC142627899 isoform X5: MDKEDKINLKDETPSGTSRIQLRKEMNMILTPPLTTEIKEDDASQLYYMTSEDRETMFDECLEMRSWILNCQGKSQKKLINLVASKCLKL; the protein is encoded by the exons ATGGACAAGGAAGATAAGATCAATCTCAAAGACGAAACCCCATCAGGGACGTCAAGAATTCAGTTGAGGAAGGAAATGAACATGATCTTGACACCACCACTCACAACggaaatcaaggaagatgatGCCTCCCAATTATATTATATG ACCTCTGAGGACAGAGAAACGATGTTTGATGAGTGCTTGGAGATGCGATCATGGATTTTGAACTGCCAAGGGAA ATCACAGAAGAAGCTCATTAATCTAGTAGCCAGCAAGTGTTTGAAGTTATAA
- the LOC142627899 gene encoding uncharacterized protein LOC142627899 isoform X2, whose protein sequence is MNQIFTHGCSFEKGPQKQVHHHFIMETRMCIMEHIMCNPYYMVVDERLFLMDKEDKINLKDETPSGTSRIQLRKEMNMILTPPLTTEIKEDDASQLYYMTLKFMLTCYSSLKLRPLRTEKRCLMSAWRCDHGF, encoded by the exons ATGAATCAAATTTTCACACATGGATGCTCATTTGAGAAAGGGCCACAGAAGCAGGTCCACCATCATTTCATAATGGAAACTAGGATGTGCATCATGGAACATATCATGTGCAATCCATATTATATGGTGGTAGATGAAAG ATTATTTCTGATGGACAAGGAAGATAAGATCAATCTCAAAGACGAAACCCCATCAGGGACGTCAAGAATTCAGTTGAGGAAGGAAATGAACATGATCTTGACACCACCACTCACAACggaaatcaaggaagatgatGCCTCCCAATTATATTATATG ACTTTGAAATTCATGTTAACATGTTATAGCTCCTTGAAATTAAg ACCTCTGAGGACAGAGAAACGATGTTTGATGAGTGCTTGGAGATGCGATCATGGATTTTGA